A genomic region of Pyramidobacter porci contains the following coding sequences:
- the ftsZ gene encoding cell division protein FtsZ — protein MDDSEIFSITNDAPLEDDDISTLVPREVIKVIGVGGAGGNALNTIIRSGIDDVDFIAGNTDVAALRLSEASSKLILGRNLTKGRGAGANPSVGQDAAQESEEEITNLLEGADMVFITAGMGGGTGTGAAPVIAGIAKEKVGALVVAIVTYPFSWEGPKRIRQATEGISRLREKVDALVIVHNDRIIELSDKSTTWQEAFKMSDEVLRQAVAGVTGVIRKIMQVNVDFADVCTIMRDAGTAIMGVGEAKGDGRVLAAARAAMNGPLMTSPMNGASSVLYCIESGEDLSILEMNEAAKLISASAREDANIIWGQGIDPSMGDTVRFTLIATGFKDILADKNDTKAQAGADSAGLFEKQNLTPSDVVSEEPHSIFEGLGSGLDIPTTYRRRKK, from the coding sequence ATGGACGACAGCGAGATCTTCTCGATCACCAACGATGCACCCCTTGAGGATGACGATATCAGCACCTTAGTTCCTCGAGAAGTTATCAAGGTTATAGGTGTCGGCGGCGCCGGCGGCAACGCACTGAATACGATCATTCGCAGCGGCATCGACGACGTGGATTTTATTGCCGGCAACACCGACGTTGCGGCGCTGCGGCTTTCGGAGGCCTCGTCGAAACTGATCCTGGGGCGCAATCTGACCAAAGGGCGGGGCGCCGGTGCGAATCCCAGCGTGGGACAAGACGCGGCTCAGGAGTCTGAGGAGGAAATCACGAACCTTCTCGAAGGGGCCGACATGGTCTTCATCACCGCCGGTATGGGCGGTGGCACTGGTACAGGCGCGGCTCCCGTGATCGCCGGCATCGCCAAGGAAAAGGTCGGCGCGCTGGTCGTCGCGATCGTAACGTATCCTTTCAGCTGGGAGGGACCGAAGCGCATTCGGCAGGCGACCGAGGGCATCAGCAGACTGCGCGAGAAAGTCGACGCTCTGGTCATCGTGCACAACGACCGCATCATTGAGCTCTCCGATAAATCGACGACGTGGCAGGAAGCCTTCAAGATGAGCGATGAAGTCCTTCGGCAGGCCGTCGCCGGCGTGACGGGCGTCATTCGCAAGATCATGCAGGTCAACGTGGATTTTGCGGACGTGTGCACGATCATGCGCGACGCGGGGACGGCGATCATGGGAGTCGGCGAAGCCAAGGGCGATGGCCGCGTGCTCGCGGCGGCCCGCGCGGCGATGAACGGGCCGCTGATGACGTCGCCGATGAACGGTGCTTCCTCCGTACTGTACTGTATCGAGTCCGGCGAAGACCTGAGCATTCTCGAGATGAACGAAGCGGCGAAGTTGATCTCCGCTTCCGCCCGCGAGGACGCGAACATCATCTGGGGACAGGGCATTGATCCCTCGATGGGCGATACCGTGCGCTTTACCTTGATCGCTACGGGATTCAAGGACATCCTTGCCGATAAGAACGACACCAAGGCGCAGGCCGGGGCAGATTCCGCCGGCTTGTTCGAGAAACAGAACCTGACGCCCAGCGACGTGGTTTCGGAAGAGCCTCACAGTATTTTTGAAGGGCTTGGCTCTGGACTTGATATCCCGACGACTTATAGACGCCGCAAAAAGTAA
- a CDS encoding UDP-N-acetylglucosamine--N-acetylmuramyl-(pentapeptide) pyrophosphoryl-undecaprenol N-acetylglucosamine transferase — protein sequence MTYRILLAAGGTGGHIIPSVAFGLWLQKRGESVIWLSGSRPLEDEIYKAHGVVPRRLSLEGSPLGVSGLRSLKRWKHLFSSFFEARAILKKERIDRCVLFGGYLSMPVLLAARCLHVPVLMHEQNTVAGKVTRFAARCGIPVACAWEECKGLGTAKKIVTGMPLREIHLIDKKDAQKRLLGTLLGDDEKLIIILGGSLGSGGMRKVLQDAQNMIKSTSYKVLCMGIKDEDRPFPEALTHEACWDMATVFSAADMIICRAGASTLAELRALGIPALVVPWLKAARQHQLSNAQYFSKLTGAPVFLEGSSQEQFRAALQSVAERRMSCEDSSAGAVKLYEALRSLTV from the coding sequence GTGACGTACAGAATCCTGCTGGCTGCCGGGGGGACCGGCGGTCATATCATCCCGTCCGTTGCTTTCGGCTTGTGGCTGCAGAAGCGGGGCGAATCTGTCATTTGGCTCTCGGGCAGCCGCCCGCTGGAAGATGAAATTTATAAGGCTCATGGCGTAGTTCCTCGAAGATTGTCTCTGGAAGGTTCTCCTTTGGGAGTGTCCGGCCTGCGTTCGCTGAAGCGCTGGAAACACCTTTTCAGTTCTTTTTTCGAGGCGCGCGCGATTTTAAAGAAAGAACGGATCGACCGTTGTGTGCTGTTTGGCGGTTATCTTTCGATGCCCGTCTTGCTGGCGGCGCGTTGCCTCCATGTTCCCGTGCTCATGCATGAACAGAATACCGTAGCGGGGAAGGTCACCCGTTTTGCGGCCAGATGCGGTATTCCTGTCGCTTGTGCCTGGGAAGAGTGCAAGGGACTGGGCACGGCAAAAAAAATTGTGACGGGGATGCCGTTGCGCGAGATCCACCTGATCGATAAAAAGGACGCCCAGAAACGGCTGCTGGGGACGCTTCTGGGCGATGACGAAAAATTGATTATTATTTTGGGCGGCTCTCTGGGGAGCGGCGGCATGAGAAAAGTGCTGCAAGATGCACAAAATATGATAAAATCAACGAGTTATAAAGTCTTGTGTATGGGAATCAAGGACGAAGACCGTCCTTTCCCCGAAGCGTTGACTCATGAAGCCTGCTGGGACATGGCGACGGTGTTTTCTGCAGCGGACATGATTATCTGCCGAGCTGGAGCTTCGACACTGGCCGAACTTCGGGCTCTGGGAATCCCGGCGCTCGTCGTGCCGTGGTTAAAAGCCGCTCGACAGCATCAGTTGAGCAACGCCCAATATTTCTCCAAATTGACGGGAGCCCCCGTCTTCTTGGAGGGCTCTTCTCAAGAACAGTTTCGTGCGGCCTTGCAGTCTGTTGCAGAGCGGCGCATGAGCTGTGAGGATTCGAGCGCAGGCGCGGTAAAACTTTATGAAGCCTTGCGCAGCCTCACAGTTTGA
- a CDS encoding FtsW/RodA/SpoVE family cell cycle protein: MPLILSTLGVVVVSSMTGWDLSSPGLKQALWLMVALTGFIVVTQVPLSFWSKHSVFLLAVAFGLLAMTVFSPLKVVVKGASRWIRLGPVNFQPLEVVSFVMMIHLGKVYMRVNSMWKALILSGILFAPFALIIMKQPDFGGLLLLVGIVGALFIERYGILLPLITGIAVSPVLWYMANYGYRAERIETWLDPWTDPLGSGYQVIQGLIAFANGRIWGIGLGRGQQFLPEVHNDFIFPALGEQLGLVGTMSVFLLFVFWTLRVYAAYRKATPERRILIWGCCVAVLLPFFINLGGVMKLIPLTGMPLPFISYGGTSLVFMWARIGLLIRLIKEPIEGA; the protein is encoded by the coding sequence GTGCCCTTGATCCTTTCCACGTTGGGCGTTGTTGTGGTCTCGTCGATGACGGGCTGGGATCTTTCTTCGCCGGGATTGAAGCAGGCGCTGTGGCTCATGGTAGCTTTGACGGGGTTTATCGTGGTGACGCAGGTGCCGCTGAGTTTCTGGTCGAAACACAGCGTTTTTTTGCTGGCCGTGGCCTTTGGGCTGCTGGCGATGACGGTTTTTTCTCCGTTGAAAGTCGTCGTCAAAGGGGCTTCCCGATGGATTCGCCTTGGTCCAGTCAACTTTCAGCCGTTGGAAGTCGTGAGCTTTGTGATGATGATTCATCTTGGCAAAGTCTATATGCGGGTGAACAGCATGTGGAAAGCGCTGATCCTTAGCGGCATCCTGTTTGCTCCTTTTGCCCTGATCATCATGAAACAACCTGACTTTGGCGGCTTGCTGCTGCTCGTGGGCATCGTCGGCGCTCTTTTCATCGAACGGTACGGCATCTTGTTGCCGCTGATTACGGGAATTGCCGTATCTCCGGTGCTATGGTACATGGCGAATTATGGATATCGCGCCGAACGGATCGAAACATGGCTCGACCCTTGGACCGATCCGCTGGGTTCCGGCTATCAGGTCATTCAGGGACTGATCGCTTTTGCCAACGGGCGAATATGGGGCATCGGTCTTGGGCGGGGCCAGCAGTTCTTGCCGGAAGTACATAACGACTTTATTTTCCCTGCTCTTGGAGAACAGTTGGGGCTTGTCGGCACGATGAGCGTTTTTCTTCTGTTTGTGTTTTGGACGCTGCGCGTCTATGCCGCATACAGAAAAGCGACGCCGGAACGGCGTATTCTCATCTGGGGATGCTGCGTCGCGGTACTGCTGCCATTTTTCATCAATCTGGGCGGCGTCATGAAACTGATCCCTCTGACAGGCATGCCTCTGCCGTTTATCAGCTACGGAGGCACCTCGCTGGTATTCATGTGGGCAAGGATCGGTCTGCTGATCAGACTGATCAAAGAACCGATAGAAGGCGCGTAG
- the murC gene encoding UDP-N-acetylmuramate--L-alanine ligase, with protein MSRKKIDLGSIKNIHLMGVGGAGMSGLALLFHELGFNVSGCDMGRTAYVEKLEKAGVKILYGHDVRHLDECGVDLLAYSSAIPASNPELAEARRKEIPVMQRAELLSLLFDSKNGIGVAGTHGKTTTTSLISYILEQADMQPTIAVGGELCDIGCNAKLGMGEYMVAELDESDESFEYFHPLYSVVTNVDWDHVNHYPDLQAVIDAFGRFLCNTKEGGKLFLCGEDAGVKKVIEALPDDLKNRVHLFGRDPSFDFYAADIQYHCGGGLNYSFYAKGRKMGTIELVISGEHNVLDSLAACGVAHELGVSFDIVQKAMRMFHGAKRRLQLRAMCPDNILVYDDYGHHPREIEATLNAVRLMYPDRRILLIFQPHRYTRTQALFDRFAEVLASVPQVVLLPIYAADEQPIPGVSSELIGATVAKRGGNCVLAQNKVEAAGRVMSLVRPGDLILTEGAGDVCVIGDLVIQELNRSFASAL; from the coding sequence GTGAGTCGAAAAAAAATAGATCTGGGCAGTATCAAGAACATCCACCTTATGGGTGTTGGCGGAGCGGGGATGAGCGGGCTGGCACTGCTTTTCCACGAGTTGGGCTTCAATGTCAGCGGTTGCGATATGGGGCGCACGGCTTACGTCGAAAAGCTGGAGAAAGCCGGCGTAAAAATCCTTTACGGACACGACGTGCGCCATTTGGATGAGTGCGGAGTCGATTTGCTGGCGTACAGCAGCGCTATCCCCGCGTCCAATCCCGAGCTGGCCGAGGCGCGCAGGAAAGAGATTCCTGTGATGCAGCGGGCCGAGCTGCTGAGTCTGCTCTTCGACTCCAAGAACGGCATCGGCGTGGCCGGAACACACGGCAAAACGACGACGACTTCGCTAATCAGCTATATTCTTGAGCAAGCCGACATGCAGCCCACCATTGCGGTCGGAGGAGAACTGTGCGACATCGGATGCAACGCCAAGCTCGGCATGGGTGAGTATATGGTCGCCGAGCTTGACGAAAGCGACGAGTCTTTTGAGTATTTTCACCCTCTTTACTCCGTCGTGACCAACGTCGATTGGGATCACGTGAATCATTATCCCGATCTTCAGGCCGTCATCGATGCCTTTGGTCGTTTTCTTTGCAACACCAAGGAAGGCGGTAAACTCTTCCTATGTGGAGAGGATGCCGGAGTTAAAAAGGTGATCGAAGCGCTTCCGGACGATTTGAAGAATCGCGTGCATCTTTTTGGGCGCGACCCTTCGTTCGATTTTTACGCCGCGGACATCCAGTATCACTGCGGCGGCGGTTTGAATTACAGTTTCTATGCGAAAGGCCGGAAGATGGGAACCATTGAGCTGGTGATTTCCGGCGAACATAATGTTCTCGATTCTCTGGCGGCATGTGGCGTCGCTCATGAACTGGGAGTTTCCTTCGACATCGTTCAAAAGGCCATGAGAATGTTTCATGGGGCGAAGCGGCGTCTCCAGCTGCGCGCCATGTGTCCGGACAATATCTTGGTATACGACGATTATGGACACCATCCCCGCGAGATCGAGGCGACGCTGAACGCGGTCCGGCTTATGTACCCTGACCGTCGAATCCTGTTGATATTTCAGCCTCATCGCTACACGCGGACCCAGGCTCTTTTCGATCGTTTCGCGGAAGTGCTGGCCAGCGTGCCTCAGGTCGTGCTGCTGCCGATCTATGCGGCGGACGAGCAACCGATTCCCGGCGTGTCGTCCGAACTGATCGGCGCCACAGTGGCCAAACGTGGCGGCAACTGCGTTCTCGCTCAGAATAAAGTTGAAGCAGCGGGAAGAGTCATGTCGCTGGTTCGTCCCGGCGACTTGATTCTGACTGAAGGGGCGGGCGATGTCTGTGTGATTGGAGATCTGGTCATTCAAGAGTTGAACAGGAGTTTTGCGTCAGCTCTTTGA
- the ftsA gene encoding cell division protein FtsA, with protein MGRDSDILVGLDLGTKKIAVAVAERAPENPDKAQIIGIGQAPSRGLRKGMIVNLDQAVSSVSDAIADAESMLSGIKISRAVVAFSGIDVKCHVLKGKISLGRSPRQIMAEDIERVIETALSELQLPPSSCCLHSIPIKYALDGNSGIDNPLEMTGIRLEVELTALVIPTTVAQNVVNCVEKAGVSVVGLVLKPVAEALGTLSADERAMGASLVAIGGGTTSVSIFSEGHMVHAAEIPVGGDHITNDISCVMKIPFAIAEELKKDIDVDPKAETDGSLTVEHRGRKRELGKEEVGEIIASRLDELFADSVVPSLKAIQKAGLPTDVILTGGVVMTKGIVPFADSYLGTSVRVGVPVLREEMQRGRNDCRYSAVSGIVVYLMERRKNPFAYVEAPMSIFKNIAPGKSSKRMKGARRPSQSPLKSFARNAKELFRELF; from the coding sequence ATGGGCAGAGATTCTGACATCCTGGTGGGACTTGATCTCGGTACGAAGAAAATAGCCGTGGCAGTTGCCGAACGAGCGCCGGAAAATCCCGATAAAGCTCAGATCATAGGCATAGGACAGGCGCCTTCTCGAGGTCTGCGCAAAGGCATGATCGTCAATCTCGATCAGGCGGTCAGTTCGGTCTCCGACGCTATCGCCGATGCCGAGTCTATGCTCAGCGGTATAAAGATCAGCCGCGCTGTGGTCGCTTTCAGCGGTATCGACGTAAAATGCCACGTGCTGAAGGGGAAAATTTCCCTGGGGCGTTCACCGCGCCAGATCATGGCCGAAGACATCGAACGGGTCATCGAGACGGCGCTGAGCGAGCTTCAGCTGCCGCCGAGCAGTTGCTGCCTCCATTCAATTCCCATTAAATATGCTCTCGACGGAAACAGCGGGATCGACAACCCTTTGGAGATGACGGGCATCCGTCTGGAGGTCGAACTGACGGCGCTCGTAATCCCTACTACTGTAGCGCAAAATGTGGTAAACTGTGTAGAAAAAGCGGGAGTCTCTGTCGTTGGCCTTGTTCTGAAACCTGTCGCCGAAGCTTTGGGAACGCTGAGCGCCGACGAGCGGGCGATGGGCGCCTCCCTTGTGGCGATTGGCGGCGGAACGACGAGCGTGTCGATCTTTTCCGAAGGACATATGGTTCACGCCGCGGAAATTCCCGTTGGCGGCGATCATATTACCAACGACATTTCCTGCGTCATGAAAATTCCCTTTGCGATTGCGGAAGAGCTGAAAAAAGATATCGACGTGGATCCGAAGGCGGAAACGGATGGATCGCTGACGGTGGAACACCGCGGCCGGAAGCGTGAACTCGGCAAGGAGGAAGTGGGGGAGATCATTGCGAGCCGTCTGGACGAGCTTTTTGCTGACAGCGTTGTTCCCAGCCTCAAGGCTATCCAAAAGGCGGGTCTTCCCACTGACGTGATTCTGACGGGCGGCGTCGTGATGACCAAAGGTATCGTTCCGTTTGCCGATTCTTATTTGGGAACATCCGTGCGAGTCGGCGTGCCCGTGCTTCGGGAGGAGATGCAGCGAGGACGCAATGACTGCCGTTACAGTGCCGTATCGGGGATCGTCGTATATCTGATGGAAAGAAGAAAGAATCCCTTTGCATACGTGGAAGCGCCTATGTCGATTTTCAAAAACATTGCCCCCGGCAAATCTTCTAAGAGAATGAAAGGTGCGAGAAGACCTTCTCAGTCGCCCCTTAAATCCTTTGCCCGCAATGCGAAAGAACTTTTCAGAGAATTATTCTAA